A window of the Clupea harengus chromosome 8, Ch_v2.0.2, whole genome shotgun sequence genome harbors these coding sequences:
- the LOC116221435 gene encoding immunoglobulin superfamily member 5-like isoform X2, translating into MRTFKLLLFFPLVAAKVLLVPRERAVLRGSAASYNCSISVPWVVMSWLFDGSVGLTISMEHGVLENTPRFTAVNYTTNENYKWEFTIRNVTRKDSGEITCDVQNIQSIRANLSVQEGGTVSILGGNLTVKHGDQAVFVCVASGWFPEAQVYWSMNGTMVDTENYNTSVEAIGTLLNSTSTLTVSAVGSAQVQCLAKVPALFIPQTSSVFLIVETNLQADRTVLIAVTVTFSLAALVVLLLIGIVLYCKRKRAKQSNYQEEVMSHRQSGEENHGKDNPGFTTDGHESYLSNSEAANSSQIPDISQTNSNQQTDFKTHEGMTTTKYRHQTIV; encoded by the exons ATGAGAACATTTAAACTTTTGCTGTTTTTCCCACTCGTAG CAGCTAAAGTGCTGCTGGTGCCAAGGGAACGTGCTGTACTGCGTGGATCAGCAGCCAGTTATAACTGCAGCATCAGTGTACCCTGGGTGGTCATGAGTTGGCTGTTTGATGGCAGTGTGGGGCTTACAATCTCCATGGAACATGGTGTCCTTGAAAATACTCCACGTTTCACAGCAGTTAATTACACCACAAATGAAAACTACAAATGGGAATTCACAATCAGGAATGTGACAAGGAAGGACTCTGGAGAAATCACGTGTGATGTTCAAAATATACAGAGCATAAGAGCAAATTTGTCTGTTCAAG aagGTGGAACTGTTAGCATTCTAGGTGGCAACTTAACTGTGAAGCATGGTGATCaagctgtgtttgtctgtgttgcaTCTGGATGGTTTCCTGAAGCACAAGTGTACTGGAGTATGAATGGCACAATGGTGGACACTGAAAACTACAATACCTCTGTTGAGGCTATAGGAACCCTACTGAACTCTACAAGCACTCTTACAGTTTCAGCGGTTGGCAGTGCTCAAGTTCAGTGTCTGGCCAAAGTGCCTGCTCTGTTCATACCACAAACCAGCAGTGTTTTCCTAATCGTAG AGACCAATCTACAAGCTGACAGAACTGTGCTGATTGCTGTCACTGTGACCTTTAGTTTGGCTGCACTGGTAGTGTTGCTCCTCATCGGTATTGTCTTATATTGCAAAAGAAAACGAGCAAAAC AGTCCAACTATCAAGAGGAAGTTATGAGTCATAGACAGAGTGGAGAAGAAAACCATGGAAAAGACAACCCTGGATTCACGACTGACGGGCACGAGA GTTATCTTAGCAATTCTGAGGCAGCAAATTCTAGCCAG
- the LOC116221435 gene encoding immunoglobulin superfamily member 5-like isoform X1, with protein MRTFKLLLFFPLVVAAKVLLVPRERAVLRGSAASYNCSISVPWVVMSWLFDGSVGLTISMEHGVLENTPRFTAVNYTTNENYKWEFTIRNVTRKDSGEITCDVQNIQSIRANLSVQEGGTVSILGGNLTVKHGDQAVFVCVASGWFPEAQVYWSMNGTMVDTENYNTSVEAIGTLLNSTSTLTVSAVGSAQVQCLAKVPALFIPQTSSVFLIVETNLQADRTVLIAVTVTFSLAALVVLLLIGIVLYCKRKRAKQSNYQEEVMSHRQSGEENHGKDNPGFTTDGHESYLSNSEAANSSQIPDISQTNSNQQTDFKTHEGMTTTKYRHQTIV; from the exons ATGAGAACATTTAAACTTTTGCTGTTTTTCCCACTCGTAG TAGCAGCTAAAGTGCTGCTGGTGCCAAGGGAACGTGCTGTACTGCGTGGATCAGCAGCCAGTTATAACTGCAGCATCAGTGTACCCTGGGTGGTCATGAGTTGGCTGTTTGATGGCAGTGTGGGGCTTACAATCTCCATGGAACATGGTGTCCTTGAAAATACTCCACGTTTCACAGCAGTTAATTACACCACAAATGAAAACTACAAATGGGAATTCACAATCAGGAATGTGACAAGGAAGGACTCTGGAGAAATCACGTGTGATGTTCAAAATATACAGAGCATAAGAGCAAATTTGTCTGTTCAAG aagGTGGAACTGTTAGCATTCTAGGTGGCAACTTAACTGTGAAGCATGGTGATCaagctgtgtttgtctgtgttgcaTCTGGATGGTTTCCTGAAGCACAAGTGTACTGGAGTATGAATGGCACAATGGTGGACACTGAAAACTACAATACCTCTGTTGAGGCTATAGGAACCCTACTGAACTCTACAAGCACTCTTACAGTTTCAGCGGTTGGCAGTGCTCAAGTTCAGTGTCTGGCCAAAGTGCCTGCTCTGTTCATACCACAAACCAGCAGTGTTTTCCTAATCGTAG AGACCAATCTACAAGCTGACAGAACTGTGCTGATTGCTGTCACTGTGACCTTTAGTTTGGCTGCACTGGTAGTGTTGCTCCTCATCGGTATTGTCTTATATTGCAAAAGAAAACGAGCAAAAC AGTCCAACTATCAAGAGGAAGTTATGAGTCATAGACAGAGTGGAGAAGAAAACCATGGAAAAGACAACCCTGGATTCACGACTGACGGGCACGAGA GTTATCTTAGCAATTCTGAGGCAGCAAATTCTAGCCAG